CCGTTGGGGAAAAGGCAATAAATAAAGCCAGTAACCCCAGCACGAAGACAAACGGAACGATATATGTCAACATAATTCGCAGGGCATTGCCATTTGTTTTGGGCCTTATAATTTTGTTGTCAGTATTAAAGTCATAGTGCTTTTCGAGGCAAACAAGCAGAAAAATCGTTGAGAATGAGGTAATTGCTGCCTCGGCCAAGCCGATGTCGGGCGAGCCGAGCAATAAAAAACACGCCGCTGCAATCAACGAAAACACGCCGAGCCAAATCACAATCCGCGAAAAACATTTCTCGCACACAATGAACACACCGCATATGAGTAAAAATAGCAGCAATACTTGTATCATGCGGTGTCCTTTTCATCAGAATTTTTTTGGGTAGAAGGAGACATTTCTTGAGAAAAAGGGGATGCCTTTGAGGGTGAGTCCGACGTTTTTTGCGGTGCACCTTGACTAAAAAAAGCGCAACGTCCCAAAACATGTGCATTTAATGGGGCCAAAATGAGGATGATAATAAATAAAAGAGCCAACTTTCCGGTAAAAAAGCTAAATCCATGCCGGAGGGCCAGACCAAGAATCAGTGTAAGGCTGCCAACAATATCAATTTTCGAACTGACAAGCAATCGCGTGTAAAAGTC
The Oscillospiraceae bacterium genome window above contains:
- a CDS encoding monovalent cation/H(+) antiporter subunit G — encoded protein: MSVLTIFSYIFIIAGLVFMLFGIVGIFTNRDFYTRLLVSSKIDIVGSLTLILGLALRHGFSFFTGKLALLFIIILILAPLNAHVLGRCAFFSQGAPQKTSDSPSKASPFSQEMSPSTQKNSDEKDTA